The following coding sequences lie in one Arachis ipaensis cultivar K30076 chromosome B03, Araip1.1, whole genome shotgun sequence genomic window:
- the LOC107629975 gene encoding aquaporin SIP1-2, with protein sequence MGAIKSAMGDAILTSVWVFSLSSQRIISSEISSFLGFKPFTLPSLFLSTIINSIIVFTITSIGRFLGGASFNPSSTVSSYFLGLRPDSSLSSLAIRFPAQALGGALGAKGLLSVVPPQYKILLKGPYLKVDLHTGAFAEGALVFALNLAILIIVMKGPKNPFLKVYMISLTTLTLAICGSGYTGPSMNPANAFGWAYMYNRHMNWELFYVYWICPFIGAFFAALVYKALFMSPPEMMKKKKQKQKKA encoded by the coding sequence ATGGGGGCTATAAAATCAGCCATGGGAGATGCAATCTTAACATCAGTATGGGTCTTCAGCCTCTCATCACAAAGGATTATCTCATCAGAGATATCTTCATTTCTTGGATTCAAACCATTCACACTTCCATCACTATTCCTCTCAACAATCATAAACTCCATCATAGTCTTCACCATAACCTCCATTGGAAGGTTCTTAGGTGGTGCAAGCTTCAACCCTTCATCCACAGTTTCATCCTACTTCTTAGGCCTAAGGCCAGATTCATCACTCTCATCATTGGCCATAAGGTTCCCTGCTCAAGCACTTGGTGGGGCTCTTGGTGCAAAAGGGTTACTTTCTGTGGTGCCTCCACAGTATAAGATTTTGCTGAAAGGTCCTTACTTGAAGGTGGATTTACACACTGGTGCTTTTGCTGAAGGAGCATTGGTTTTTGCACTTAACTTGGCTATACTTATTATTGTTATGAAGGGTCCTAAGAATCCTTTCTTGAAGGTTTATATGATTTCTTTGACAACTTTGACTTTGGCTATTTGTGGTTCTGGTTACACTGGACCTTCTATGAACCCTGCAAATGCATTTGGTTGGGCTTATATGTATAATAGGCATATGAATTGGGAGCTGTTTTATGTCTATTGGATTTGTCCTTTTATTGGGGCATTTTTTGCTGCTTTGGTTTATAAGGCTCTCTTTATGTCACCACCagagatgatgaagaagaagaagcagaagcagaagaaaGCTTGA